In Luteipulveratus mongoliensis, the DNA window CCTGGCGACCGCGGCATCAGCGTGACGTCACCCGACGACCTGCTGCGCCTGACCCGCCTGGCCACTCGTGCGGGCATCGCCGTCGCGACCCACGCGATCGGCGACGCCGCGGCGGCGCAGGTGGTGGACGCGTACGAGAAGGTCCTTGCTGAAGGCCCACTTCCGTTGCAGCCCAACGGGATTCCGCTCCGTCTGCGGATCGAGCACGCGCAGCACCTGCGCCCGACCGACATCGAGCGGATGGCTCGGCTCGGCATCGTCGCGTCGATGCAGCCGACCCACTGCACGAGCGACATCGACCTCGCGGACAAGCTGCTCGACGGACACGACATCGCCTCCTACGCGTGGGCGACCTTGCTGCGTGCCGGCGTCCCGCTCGCGTTCGGTTCCGATGCTCCGGTCGAGGAGCCAGCGCCGATCGACGCGCTGTACGCAGCCGTATCGCGTCAGCGTCCCGACGGCACCCCGCCTGGCGGTTGGCAGCCGTCGGAGAGGCTGACCTTCGAGGAGGCGCTGGCTGCGCACACGGTTGGGTCGGCGTACGCCGCCGGGCAGGACGACCGCAAGGGTCGCCTCGTCGCGGGTCAGCTCGCCGACCTGGTCTGCGTGGATGCTGACCCGACCGACGATCGCGATCCCACGATCGTCCGGGACCTGAACGTGCTGCTGACCATGGTCGGCGGCCAGACTCGGTGGGAAGCGCCAACCGGCTGACAACAGGGGAGATTCGGCATGCGGCATGACGTACGACCACTCGGAGTGGCGCTGGCCGCTGCGGCGCTGCTGCTGACCAGCGGGTGCGGGGCCCGACCGCTTAGCGAGCTCCACGAGAGCGAGAGCGGCAAGCAGCAGGGGCCGGACACGGCACCGGCGGCCGACAAAGCCGCGTCGGTCATCAACGCGATCAAGCCCGACCCGGCTCTCACCGCTGCGCTGCCGTCGCGGATCCGGTCGAAGGGTCTGCGCATGTCGACCTCTGAGGGCTATCCGCCGATGGAGATGTTCGCGGCCGACCAGAAGACGATCGTGGGCCTCGACCCGTCGTTGGCGCGCGCGATCGCCCGGCGGCTCGGCGTACACATGACCGTCAGCAACGAGGACTTCAACGCGCAGATCCCGGGTCTGATCACCAAGCGCTACGACATGGTGATGACGTCGATGACGGACAACCCCGAGCGCCAGCAGAAGGTCACGTTCGTCGACTACGTGCTGGCCGGCGCGGCGTACCTGGTCAAGAAGGGCAACCCGACCGGCATCCAGACGCCCGAAGATCTTTGCGGCAAAACGGTTTCCGTCGTCGACAACGGTTCGTCGCTGGAGCTGGCGACGGGCTACGACAAGGCGTGCAAGGCCAAGAGCAAGCCGAAGATCAACGTCCTGAAGTTCCCTGGCGACCAGGACGCGCTGCTCGCGATGACGTCCGGTCGGGCGCAGGCCAACATCACCGACTACGTCGTCGCGGCGTTCCGGGCGAGCGACCCCAA includes these proteins:
- a CDS encoding ABC transporter substrate-binding protein; its protein translation is MRHDVRPLGVALAAAALLLTSGCGARPLSELHESESGKQQGPDTAPAADKAASVINAIKPDPALTAALPSRIRSKGLRMSTSEGYPPMEMFAADQKTIVGLDPSLARAIARRLGVHMTVSNEDFNAQIPGLITKRYDMVMTSMTDNPERQQKVTFVDYVLAGAAYLVKKGNPTGIQTPEDLCGKTVSVVDNGSSLELATGYDKACKAKSKPKINVLKFPGDQDALLAMTSGRAQANITDYVVAAFRASDPKTGSEAVPIIGTESPWGIAMNPTEKPFIDTVRKALQSLITSGDYQRILKAWNLDKLAVKSAVVNGGK